In Falco biarmicus isolate bFalBia1 chromosome 5, bFalBia1.pri, whole genome shotgun sequence, a single genomic region encodes these proteins:
- the HAO2 gene encoding 2-Hydroxyacid oxidase 2 isoform X1: MAMVCLSDFEAYAKKYLPKIAWDFFAAGADDCSTRDENILAYKRIHFRPRMLRDVSLMDIRTTLLGTEISFPVGIAPTGFHQLAWPDGEKSTARAAKAMNTCYIASTYSTCTLEEISAAAPGGLHWFQLYIHRDRAVAQRLVQRAEASGFQGLVLTADLPYTGKRRDDVRNGFRLPPHMKLKNLEGAFEGDDHSEYGLPPNSLDPSVTWDDIYWLRSLTRLPIIIKGILTKEDAELAVRHGVKAIVVSNHGGRQLDGVPATIDALVEVVEAVQGRAEVYVDGGIRKGSDVLKALALGAKCVFIGRPALWGLAYKGEEGLQDVLRILQDEFRLSMALAGCASISEIGRHLVQFAKL; this comes from the exons ATGGCTATGGTGTGTCTGTCAGACTTTGAAGCTTACGCTAAAAAGTATTTACCCAAGATagcttgggatttttttgcagctggagcagatgaTTGTAGCACCCGAGATGAAAATATCCTGGCATATAAAAG AATCCATTTCCGGCCCCGTATGCTGCGGGACGTATCCCTGATGGACATCAGGACCACGCTCCTGGGGACTGAAATCAGCTTTCCTGTAGGAATCGCCCCTACCGGCTTCCACCAGCTAGCATGGCCTGACGGAGAGAAAAGCACAGCCAGAG CGGCCAAAGCAATGAACACCTGCTACATCGCCAGCACGTACTCCACCTGCACGCTGGAGGAGATCTCTGCCGCTGCTCCCGGTGGCCTCCACTGGTTCCAGCTCTACATCCACCGTGACAGGGCAGTTGCCCAGCGGCTGGTCCAACGGGCGGAGGCCTCGGGCTTCCAGGGCCTCGTCCTCACCGCAGATCTGCCCTACACGGGCAAAAGACGCGACGATGTCCGCAATGGTTTCCGCCTTCCTCCACACATGAAATTAAAGAACTTGGAAGGAGCTTTTGAG GGAGATGACCACTCTGAGTACGGCCTGCCACCCAACAGCCTGGACCCTTCGGTCACCTGGGACGATATCTACTGGCTGCGGAGCCTGACCCGCCTGCCCATCATCATCAAAGGCATCTTGACGAAAGAAGACGCCGAGCTGGCAGTGAGGCATGGCGTTAAGGCAATTGTTGTGTCCAACCATGGTGGAAGGCAGCTGGATGGAGTACCTGCCACT ATTGATGCTCTGGTTGAGGTTGTGGAGGCAGTACAAGGCAGAGCTGAAGTTTATGTAGACGGTGGGATACGGAAAGGAAGTGACGTGTTAAAAGCGCTGGCACTGGGGGCAAAATGCGTCTTTATTGGCAGACCGGCTCTGTGGGGTCTGGCTTACAAG GGTGAAGAAGGTCTTCAAGATGTTTTGAGAATTTTGCAGGATGAGTTTCGTTTATCGATGGCCTTAGCTG GCTGTGCCAGCATCTCAGAGATTGGCCGACACCTAGTTCAGTTTGCAAAGCTGTGA
- the HAO2 gene encoding 2-Hydroxyacid oxidase 2 isoform X3, producing the protein MAMVCLSDFEAYAKKYLPKIAWDFFAAGADDCSTRDENILAYKRIHFRPRMLRDVSLMDIRTTLLGTEISFPVGIAPTGFHQLAWPDGEKSTARAAKAMNTCYIASTYSTCTLEEISAAAPGGLHWFQLYIHRDRAVAQRLVQRAEASGFQGLVLTADLPYTGKRRDDVRNGFRLPPHMKLKNLEGAFEGDDHSEYGLPPNSLDPSVTWDDIYWLRSLTRLPIIIKGILTKEDAELAVRHGVKAIVVSNHGGRQLDGVPATIDALVEVVEAVQGRAEVYVDGGIRKGSDVLKALALGAKCVFIGRPALWGLAYKMYHKRKSI; encoded by the exons ATGGCTATGGTGTGTCTGTCAGACTTTGAAGCTTACGCTAAAAAGTATTTACCCAAGATagcttgggatttttttgcagctggagcagatgaTTGTAGCACCCGAGATGAAAATATCCTGGCATATAAAAG AATCCATTTCCGGCCCCGTATGCTGCGGGACGTATCCCTGATGGACATCAGGACCACGCTCCTGGGGACTGAAATCAGCTTTCCTGTAGGAATCGCCCCTACCGGCTTCCACCAGCTAGCATGGCCTGACGGAGAGAAAAGCACAGCCAGAG CGGCCAAAGCAATGAACACCTGCTACATCGCCAGCACGTACTCCACCTGCACGCTGGAGGAGATCTCTGCCGCTGCTCCCGGTGGCCTCCACTGGTTCCAGCTCTACATCCACCGTGACAGGGCAGTTGCCCAGCGGCTGGTCCAACGGGCGGAGGCCTCGGGCTTCCAGGGCCTCGTCCTCACCGCAGATCTGCCCTACACGGGCAAAAGACGCGACGATGTCCGCAATGGTTTCCGCCTTCCTCCACACATGAAATTAAAGAACTTGGAAGGAGCTTTTGAG GGAGATGACCACTCTGAGTACGGCCTGCCACCCAACAGCCTGGACCCTTCGGTCACCTGGGACGATATCTACTGGCTGCGGAGCCTGACCCGCCTGCCCATCATCATCAAAGGCATCTTGACGAAAGAAGACGCCGAGCTGGCAGTGAGGCATGGCGTTAAGGCAATTGTTGTGTCCAACCATGGTGGAAGGCAGCTGGATGGAGTACCTGCCACT ATTGATGCTCTGGTTGAGGTTGTGGAGGCAGTACAAGGCAGAGCTGAAGTTTATGTAGACGGTGGGATACGGAAAGGAAGTGACGTGTTAAAAGCGCTGGCACTGGGGGCAAAATGCGTCTTTATTGGCAGACCGGCTCTGTGGGGTCTGGCTTACAAG ATGtatcacaaaaggaaaagcatctgA
- the HAO2 gene encoding 2-Hydroxyacid oxidase 2 isoform X2, whose product MAMVCLSDFEAYAKKYLPKIAWDFFAAGADDCSTRDENILAYKRIHFRPRMLRDVSLMDIRTTLLGTEISFPVGIAPTGFHQLAWPDGEKSTARAAKAMNTCYIASTYSTCTLEEISAAAPGGLHWFQLYIHRDRAVAQRLVQRAEASGFQGLVLTADLPYTGKRRDDVRNGFRLPPHMKLKNLEGAFEGDDHSEYGLPPNSLDPSVTWDDIYWLRSLTRLPIIIKGILTKEDAELAVRHGVKAIVVSNHGGRQLDGVPATIDALVEVVEAVQGRAEVYVDGGIRKGSDVLKALALGAKCVFIGRPALWGLAYKAVPASQRLADT is encoded by the exons ATGGCTATGGTGTGTCTGTCAGACTTTGAAGCTTACGCTAAAAAGTATTTACCCAAGATagcttgggatttttttgcagctggagcagatgaTTGTAGCACCCGAGATGAAAATATCCTGGCATATAAAAG AATCCATTTCCGGCCCCGTATGCTGCGGGACGTATCCCTGATGGACATCAGGACCACGCTCCTGGGGACTGAAATCAGCTTTCCTGTAGGAATCGCCCCTACCGGCTTCCACCAGCTAGCATGGCCTGACGGAGAGAAAAGCACAGCCAGAG CGGCCAAAGCAATGAACACCTGCTACATCGCCAGCACGTACTCCACCTGCACGCTGGAGGAGATCTCTGCCGCTGCTCCCGGTGGCCTCCACTGGTTCCAGCTCTACATCCACCGTGACAGGGCAGTTGCCCAGCGGCTGGTCCAACGGGCGGAGGCCTCGGGCTTCCAGGGCCTCGTCCTCACCGCAGATCTGCCCTACACGGGCAAAAGACGCGACGATGTCCGCAATGGTTTCCGCCTTCCTCCACACATGAAATTAAAGAACTTGGAAGGAGCTTTTGAG GGAGATGACCACTCTGAGTACGGCCTGCCACCCAACAGCCTGGACCCTTCGGTCACCTGGGACGATATCTACTGGCTGCGGAGCCTGACCCGCCTGCCCATCATCATCAAAGGCATCTTGACGAAAGAAGACGCCGAGCTGGCAGTGAGGCATGGCGTTAAGGCAATTGTTGTGTCCAACCATGGTGGAAGGCAGCTGGATGGAGTACCTGCCACT ATTGATGCTCTGGTTGAGGTTGTGGAGGCAGTACAAGGCAGAGCTGAAGTTTATGTAGACGGTGGGATACGGAAAGGAAGTGACGTGTTAAAAGCGCTGGCACTGGGGGCAAAATGCGTCTTTATTGGCAGACCGGCTCTGTGGGGTCTGGCTTACAAG GCTGTGCCAGCATCTCAGAGATTGGCCGACACCTAG